A window from Trinickia violacea encodes these proteins:
- a CDS encoding WD40/YVTN/BNR-like repeat-containing protein → MSDRLLVATRKGLFVLQADGKGGWTLGEPYFVGEPVSMVLADPRDGTLYAALNLGHFGVKLHRRRAGKADWEECAVPVYPPQPADETRPGDGTNANPDASTQASEDTGPDNANAAPPSPPNPPWTLQQIWSLETGGPDEPGVLWAGTIPGGLFHSGDGGDTWVLNRALWDRPERREWFGGGYDAPGIHSVMVDPRDSRHVSVGISCGGVWQSDDAGATWRVTADGMEADYMPPERRGEPNTQDPHRVVQCAANPDVLWTQHHCAIFRSTDGAAHWQRIEAQPSSFGFAVAVHPREPDTAWFVPAVKDERRIPVDGQFVVTRTRDGGRTFERFSNGLPPAPAYDLVYRHGLAVDDSGTRLAMGSTTGGLWTSDDSGESWHLISAHLPPVYCVRFG, encoded by the coding sequence ATGAGCGATCGATTGCTTGTCGCAACCCGCAAGGGACTGTTCGTTCTGCAAGCCGATGGCAAGGGCGGTTGGACGCTCGGGGAGCCGTATTTCGTCGGCGAGCCGGTGAGCATGGTGCTCGCCGATCCGCGCGACGGGACGCTCTATGCCGCGCTCAATCTCGGCCACTTCGGCGTGAAGCTGCATCGGCGGCGCGCGGGGAAGGCGGATTGGGAAGAGTGCGCGGTCCCGGTCTACCCGCCGCAGCCGGCCGACGAGACGCGTCCGGGTGACGGCACGAATGCGAACCCGGACGCGAGCACGCAGGCGAGCGAAGACACCGGCCCCGACAATGCGAACGCCGCCCCGCCTAGCCCGCCGAACCCTCCCTGGACGCTTCAACAAATCTGGTCGCTCGAAACCGGCGGTCCGGACGAGCCCGGTGTCTTGTGGGCCGGCACGATTCCCGGCGGGCTGTTCCATTCCGGCGACGGCGGCGACACCTGGGTGCTCAACCGCGCGCTGTGGGATCGCCCGGAGCGCCGCGAATGGTTCGGAGGCGGCTATGACGCGCCGGGCATCCATTCCGTGATGGTCGATCCGCGCGACAGCCGGCACGTATCCGTCGGCATCTCATGCGGCGGCGTCTGGCAATCCGACGACGCCGGCGCGACCTGGCGCGTGACGGCCGATGGCATGGAGGCGGACTATATGCCGCCGGAGCGGCGCGGCGAGCCCAATACGCAAGACCCGCACCGCGTCGTGCAATGCGCGGCGAACCCGGATGTGCTGTGGACCCAGCATCACTGCGCGATCTTCCGCTCGACCGACGGCGCGGCGCACTGGCAGCGGATCGAAGCGCAGCCGTCGAGCTTCGGCTTCGCGGTGGCCGTGCATCCGCGCGAGCCGGATACCGCGTGGTTCGTGCCCGCCGTCAAAGATGAGCGCCGGATCCCGGTGGACGGCCAGTTCGTCGTCACGCGCACCCGCGACGGCGGCCGCACGTTCGAGCGTTTCTCGAACGGATTGCCGCCTGCGCCGGCGTATGACCTCGTGTATCGGCACGGGCTCGCTGTCGACGACTCCGGCACACGCCTCGCGATGGGCTCGACCACCGGCGGGCTATGGACGTCCGATGACAGCGGCGAAAGCTGGCATTTGATTTCAGCGCATTTGCCGCCGGTGTATTGCGTCCGGTTTGGATGA
- a CDS encoding SPFH domain-containing protein — protein MAIARQVITSIRPDGTDMLGTKRLAIKIADESIVSGSLLTVETNQFCVLKSRGAVLNVYETGQYALATPDKPLLGSITQGFFGGSSPWVFEVIYINRTKLLIRNQGIATSSEMAEMAYQVDYYIHIDSKESALDLIAHLPFNGPVIDTDEVAAYAGPAIEQAINQIVQVTKMESINEHISEIRDSVKMHLSDFLKTFGIMLHDLKVLILPKDERMRELISLQAIGLSPLEAVRYYLALKMAEKGLVSAPNAAAGVPFQIGTPATGIFSVAPETGLSGNAQS, from the coding sequence ATGGCGATCGCAAGGCAAGTCATCACGTCGATCAGACCCGACGGCACCGATATGCTGGGCACCAAACGCCTGGCGATCAAAATCGCAGACGAGAGCATTGTTTCCGGCTCGCTCTTGACCGTCGAGACCAACCAATTTTGCGTGCTCAAATCGCGCGGCGCCGTGCTCAACGTCTACGAGACAGGGCAGTACGCGCTCGCGACGCCCGACAAGCCGCTGCTCGGCTCCATTACTCAAGGTTTCTTCGGGGGCTCGTCGCCTTGGGTCTTCGAGGTGATCTACATCAACCGGACCAAGCTGCTCATCCGCAACCAGGGCATTGCCACGAGTTCGGAGATGGCGGAAATGGCTTACCAGGTCGATTACTACATTCACATCGATTCGAAGGAATCGGCGCTCGATCTGATTGCCCATCTTCCGTTCAACGGCCCAGTGATCGATACGGACGAGGTGGCCGCCTATGCGGGCCCGGCCATCGAGCAGGCGATCAACCAGATCGTCCAGGTCACGAAGATGGAGAGCATCAACGAGCACATCTCCGAAATCCGCGACTCGGTCAAGATGCATCTTTCGGACTTCTTAAAGACGTTCGGCATCATGCTGCACGATCTCAAGGTCCTGATCTTGCCGAAGGACGAACGGATGCGCGAGTTGATCTCGCTGCAGGCCATCGGCCTCTCGCCCTTGGAGGCCGTGCGCTACTACCTGGCGTTGAAGATGGCCGAGAAGGGCCTGGTGTCGGCGCCCAATGCGGCGGCGGGCGTGCCCTTCCAGATCGGCACCCCGGCCACGGGGATTTTTTCCGTAGCGCCCGAAACGGGGCTTTCCGGGAACGCTCAATCATGA
- the cydB gene encoding cytochrome d ubiquinol oxidase subunit II — MDITIVWAAIIAFGLAMYVVLDGFDLGIGILFPLFPDDDERSRLMSSVAPVWDGNETWMVLGGASLYAVFPMVYSVVLSALYLPLLLMAICLIFRGVSFELRGKARRTRHLWDLAFIGGSAGATFFQGVVIGSWLSGMPVVDGHFAGGAFDWFTPFSLFTGLALVITYALLGCCWLIAKTDGDLRRRLYRLATPLTVLQVATILGVTLWTPQLAPMFKARWSEPAVMLPGLLAPAVVALCACGMFYAVRQRRRTRPFVFALGFVLAGYIGLLATVYPFAILPGVNIWQAAAPRSSQTFTLIGAAIVVPVILAYTALGYRVFRGKTDHAELHYH; from the coding sequence ATGGACATCACAATCGTTTGGGCTGCGATCATCGCCTTCGGTCTGGCCATGTACGTCGTGCTCGACGGCTTCGACCTCGGCATCGGCATCCTGTTTCCCTTGTTCCCCGACGACGATGAACGAAGCCGTTTGATGAGTTCCGTCGCGCCTGTTTGGGATGGGAACGAGACCTGGATGGTGCTCGGCGGCGCCTCGCTTTACGCGGTTTTCCCGATGGTGTACTCCGTCGTGCTCTCGGCGCTTTACTTACCGCTGCTGCTCATGGCGATCTGCCTGATTTTCCGCGGCGTGTCGTTCGAGCTGCGCGGCAAGGCGCGGCGCACGCGGCACCTGTGGGATCTGGCGTTCATCGGCGGATCGGCTGGCGCGACGTTCTTTCAGGGCGTCGTCATTGGAAGCTGGCTCTCGGGGATGCCGGTCGTCGACGGTCATTTCGCCGGCGGGGCATTCGACTGGTTCACGCCGTTCAGCCTGTTCACGGGCCTGGCACTGGTCATCACCTACGCGCTGCTCGGCTGCTGCTGGCTGATCGCGAAGACGGACGGCGATCTGCGACGCCGCCTGTACCGCCTCGCCACACCCCTCACCGTGTTGCAGGTGGCGACGATCCTCGGCGTCACGTTGTGGACGCCGCAACTCGCGCCGATGTTCAAGGCGCGCTGGTCCGAGCCGGCCGTCATGCTGCCGGGGCTTCTGGCGCCTGCTGTCGTCGCCTTGTGTGCGTGCGGCATGTTCTACGCCGTGCGTCAGCGTCGCCGTACGCGCCCGTTCGTATTCGCGCTCGGCTTCGTGCTGGCCGGGTACATCGGCCTGCTCGCCACCGTGTACCCGTTCGCGATCCTGCCGGGCGTGAATATCTGGCAGGCTGCCGCGCCGCGTTCCAGCCAGACGTTCACGCTGATCGGCGCAGCCATCGTCGTGCCGGTCATCCTCGCTTACACCGCGCTCGGATATCGCGTATTCCGGGGCAAAACGGATCACGCCGAATTGCATTACCACTGA
- a CDS encoding cytochrome ubiquinol oxidase subunit I — translation MDAVHLARIQFAFTVSFHIIFPALSIGLSSFVAALEGLWLKTGRQVYRELCLFWSKIFAVAFGMGVVSGVVMSYEFGTNWGGFSSFAGSVTGPLLDYEVMTAFFLEAGFLGIMLFGWKRVGRVPHFIATALVAVGTNISMFWILASNSWMQTPQGFKIVDGRVVPVDWFKIVFNPSFPYRFVHMAFAAFIVAALVVAATGAWHLLRGRRDPAVRTMFSMALGLLVIIAPLQILAGDAHGLNTRQYQPAKIAAIEGIWETEHGGTALNLFGIPDMNAETTRYRVSVPHLGSVILTHTWDGEIKGLKEFPKEDRPDSTIIFWTFRIMAGLGFLMAILAITGFVLKRRGRLYDCKPYHRFALLMGPTGFISLLAGWITTEVGRQPWVVYGVMRTSNALSPITAQEVGITLLAFVVVYALVFGTGIYYLLRLAMTGPAVIAEDDSGRPALVEAATSHNPEQRVVADLLDRLRVH, via the coding sequence ATGGATGCAGTACACCTCGCGCGAATTCAGTTCGCGTTCACCGTATCGTTTCACATCATCTTTCCCGCACTCAGCATCGGCCTGTCGAGCTTCGTCGCCGCGCTGGAAGGTCTGTGGCTCAAGACAGGACGGCAGGTCTATCGCGAGCTGTGCCTGTTCTGGTCGAAAATTTTCGCCGTCGCATTCGGCATGGGTGTCGTCTCCGGCGTCGTCATGAGCTACGAGTTCGGTACGAACTGGGGCGGCTTCTCCAGCTTCGCCGGCAGCGTCACGGGTCCGCTGCTGGACTATGAGGTCATGACGGCGTTTTTCCTCGAGGCGGGCTTCCTCGGCATCATGCTGTTCGGCTGGAAGCGGGTCGGCCGCGTGCCTCACTTCATCGCGACTGCGCTCGTTGCCGTCGGCACGAACATTTCCATGTTCTGGATTCTCGCGTCGAATAGCTGGATGCAGACGCCGCAGGGTTTCAAGATCGTCGACGGCCGTGTCGTTCCGGTCGACTGGTTCAAGATCGTTTTCAATCCGTCATTCCCGTATCGCTTCGTGCACATGGCGTTCGCCGCATTCATCGTCGCGGCGCTCGTCGTCGCTGCAACCGGCGCCTGGCACCTGCTGCGGGGCCGTCGCGACCCCGCGGTGCGCACGATGTTCTCCATGGCGCTCGGGCTGCTCGTCATCATCGCGCCGCTGCAGATTCTCGCCGGCGACGCGCATGGCCTGAACACGCGCCAGTACCAGCCCGCGAAGATCGCAGCAATTGAAGGCATCTGGGAGACCGAGCATGGCGGCACCGCGCTCAACCTGTTCGGCATCCCGGATATGAACGCCGAGACGACCCGCTATCGCGTGTCGGTTCCGCACCTCGGCAGCGTGATCCTGACGCACACATGGGACGGCGAGATCAAGGGGCTGAAGGAATTTCCGAAGGAGGACCGCCCGGACTCGACCATCATTTTCTGGACGTTCCGCATCATGGCCGGGCTGGGCTTCCTGATGGCGATCCTGGCGATCACCGGCTTCGTACTGAAACGGCGCGGACGACTGTACGACTGCAAGCCGTATCACCGTTTCGCCTTGCTCATGGGGCCGACCGGCTTCATCAGTCTGCTGGCGGGCTGGATCACCACCGAGGTCGGCCGGCAGCCGTGGGTCGTCTATGGCGTCATGCGCACGTCGAATGCCCTGTCGCCAATCACGGCGCAAGAGGTGGGCATCACGCTACTCGCGTTCGTGGTGGTGTATGCGCTCGTCTTCGGCACCGGCATCTACTACCTGCTGCGGCTCGCAATGACCGGACCCGCGGTGATCGCCGAGGACGACAGCGGCAGGCCCGCGCTTGTGGAAGCGGCGACATCCCACAACCCGGAGCAGCGCGTCGTGGCCGACTTGCTCGATCGCCTCCGGGTCCACTAA
- a CDS encoding MFS transporter: MRNDASTSAAADDDRGNGLLGMLSAVSFLIFFQAYMVAPIIPTLASDLHAPVARVALVIPAYLIPYGVGTLIYGVLGDRLGILRVMFFSLAAFSVLAFQTAFSTSVEDMIGWRIVTGLGASGAVPLSIALVGRLYPYERRGRALGWLFGAMAGGMALGSPLGAMLIPLTGWRGLFMAVGTSGLIPLLMLGRYRRHLASAVQPTGASSRGVLQGYLDLLADSRARRTYAYVFLNSMFHSGVFAWLGVFIAQQYHVGPVAIGSALLGYGIPGTVLGPLIGRAADKYGRAALIPVGLAIGSTAVAALLLRMPLVAVPLLAIALSLGYDMTQPLFAGIVTSFGGKRPGQAMGVNVFSLFIGAGVGSLVFGALEWHGFTLAFGVFAIVEVALALFALRVFRKEGRGAMLRRT, from the coding sequence ATGAGAAATGACGCATCAACTTCAGCGGCAGCCGACGACGATCGAGGCAACGGCCTCCTGGGAATGCTTTCGGCGGTCTCGTTCCTGATCTTCTTCCAGGCCTACATGGTCGCGCCCATCATCCCGACGCTTGCGTCGGACTTGCATGCCCCCGTTGCTCGGGTTGCGCTCGTCATACCCGCTTATCTGATCCCGTACGGCGTCGGGACGCTGATCTATGGCGTTCTCGGCGACCGGCTCGGGATTCTCCGCGTGATGTTCTTCTCGCTCGCGGCCTTCTCCGTGCTCGCATTCCAAACTGCCTTTTCCACGTCGGTCGAGGACATGATCGGTTGGCGCATCGTCACGGGTCTCGGCGCAAGCGGCGCGGTGCCGCTCTCGATTGCGCTCGTCGGCCGGCTCTATCCTTATGAGCGACGCGGCCGGGCGCTGGGCTGGCTGTTCGGCGCGATGGCCGGAGGCATGGCGCTTGGCTCGCCGCTAGGTGCGATGCTCATCCCGCTCACCGGCTGGCGAGGACTGTTCATGGCGGTCGGTACAAGTGGCCTGATCCCCTTGTTGATGCTGGGACGCTACAGGCGACACCTTGCTTCCGCGGTGCAACCGACAGGTGCTTCGTCGCGCGGCGTCCTGCAGGGCTACCTGGATCTGCTCGCCGACAGCCGCGCGCGACGCACCTACGCATACGTGTTCCTGAATTCGATGTTCCACTCAGGCGTCTTCGCGTGGCTCGGCGTTTTCATCGCACAGCAATACCATGTCGGCCCTGTGGCGATCGGCTCTGCGCTGCTCGGCTACGGCATTCCGGGGACGGTGTTGGGTCCGTTGATCGGACGCGCAGCGGACAAATACGGGCGAGCGGCGTTGATCCCGGTCGGTCTTGCGATCGGGTCGACCGCCGTCGCGGCGCTGCTGCTGCGAATGCCGTTGGTTGCCGTGCCGTTGCTGGCCATCGCGCTGTCTCTCGGCTATGACATGACCCAGCCGCTCTTTGCCGGCATCGTCACATCGTTCGGCGGCAAGCGCCCGGGACAAGCGATGGGCGTCAACGTCTTTTCATTGTTCATCGGCGCGGGCGTCGGCAGTCTCGTTTTCGGCGCGCTCGAGTGGCACGGCTTCACGCTCGCGTTCGGTGTTTTCGCAATCGTCGAAGTCGCGCTCGCGCTGTTCGCCCTACGCGTGTTCCGCAAGGAAGGACGGGGTGCGATGTTGCGCCGCACCTGA
- a CDS encoding PLP-dependent aminotransferase family protein has product MKIDHSLGSPLRLRPSEATTRVQSSAIRELFALLSRQDVISLAGGFPSAAAIDIEALKSAMARTMSQTMPAALLYGSVQGYEPLREMIAGRCRGFGMRLDASGIVITSGSQQGIDLIARTMVDPGDAVAVEAPTYLGAIQAFQARGANLVSVPTDNEGLHIDALETLFEQHRPKLLYLIPNFANPTGAVLSLRRRRQVLELAARHGVLIVEDDAYGELFFRDPPPPSLLALANAEERQWVVHLSSFSKVIAPGLRLAWLAAPVELMRHVHLAKQISDTHSSAISQMVGYHFLNAGSIEPALSRARQYYAKQASIMRRAVEAELGKVPLVTVAARGGMFQWIELPGVNTQALLPKAIEAGVAYVPGAPFFADRAGADSLRLSFASATAEQIGEGVRRLAGVFSGAR; this is encoded by the coding sequence GTGAAGATCGATCACAGCCTTGGCAGTCCTTTACGCCTGCGCCCGTCCGAGGCGACTACACGCGTCCAGTCCTCTGCGATCCGCGAACTGTTCGCGCTGCTTTCCCGGCAGGATGTGATCTCGCTCGCCGGTGGCTTTCCGTCCGCCGCGGCGATCGACATCGAAGCCTTGAAAAGCGCCATGGCGCGAACCATGAGCCAGACCATGCCCGCGGCGTTGCTGTACGGCAGCGTGCAGGGGTATGAGCCATTGCGCGAGATGATCGCCGGTCGTTGCCGCGGCTTCGGCATGCGGCTCGATGCGTCGGGGATCGTCATCACGTCGGGTTCTCAGCAGGGGATCGATTTGATCGCCCGCACCATGGTCGACCCCGGCGACGCGGTCGCAGTCGAGGCCCCGACGTACCTCGGCGCAATCCAGGCGTTCCAGGCTCGCGGCGCGAACCTGGTCTCGGTTCCGACCGATAACGAGGGTCTTCATATCGATGCCCTCGAAACCCTCTTCGAGCAGCACCGTCCGAAGCTCCTGTACCTGATCCCCAACTTCGCGAATCCGACCGGCGCCGTGCTGTCGCTTCGGCGCCGCAGGCAGGTGCTGGAGCTTGCCGCGCGGCACGGCGTGCTGATCGTCGAGGACGATGCCTACGGCGAGCTCTTCTTCCGGGATCCGCCGCCCCCCTCGCTGCTCGCGCTCGCGAATGCCGAGGAACGTCAGTGGGTTGTTCACCTGTCGAGCTTTTCGAAAGTCATCGCCCCCGGCTTGCGCCTGGCGTGGCTGGCCGCGCCGGTGGAACTGATGCGCCACGTTCACTTGGCGAAGCAGATCAGCGACACGCATTCGTCGGCGATCTCACAGATGGTCGGATATCACTTCCTGAATGCAGGCTCGATTGAGCCCGCCCTGTCGCGCGCGCGTCAGTACTACGCGAAACAGGCGAGCATCATGCGCCGCGCCGTCGAGGCGGAGCTAGGCAAGGTCCCGCTGGTCACCGTTGCAGCCAGGGGCGGCATGTTCCAATGGATCGAGCTGCCGGGTGTGAACACACAGGCGTTGCTGCCCAAGGCGATCGAAGCCGGGGTCGCGTATGTGCCGGGTGCGCCGTTTTTCGCAGACCGAGCCGGTGCCGATAGTTTGCGACTCTCGTTTGCGAGCGCCACTGCCGAGCAGATCGGCGAAGGCGTGCGACGGCTCGCCGGCGTGTTCTCCGGCGCGCGCTAA
- the dapA gene encoding 4-hydroxy-tetrahydrodipicolinate synthase: MSRADFLQGSMVALLTPMSVDESIDYDAFDRLIDLHVNAGTDAIVVASTTGEGPTLTLDEHVHLYRRAVQRAEGRLPVIAGIGSPSTRVVCELAREAEHERVQAILCVTPYFNRPNVFGLEHHFTSVADAVDIPVVMYDVPHRTGLKMAEDLVVKLSAHPNIVGLKDATGDLERVTRLVSTVAPGFRIVSGDDATALGLMAAGGAGVISVAANVAPSAVRRMCDAVRLGDVERAAQLDEELKPLYEVLSSDTNPVPAKWVAQELGLMGGALRAPLAISPTLRRSLAGSAAFSAARHLLMRDHADRRRSERR, from the coding sequence ATGAGTCGTGCGGATTTTCTTCAAGGTTCGATGGTTGCGCTGCTGACGCCCATGTCGGTGGACGAAAGCATCGATTACGACGCGTTCGATCGGCTGATCGATCTTCACGTGAACGCGGGCACGGATGCGATCGTGGTGGCGTCCACGACAGGCGAGGGGCCAACGCTCACGCTCGACGAACACGTGCACTTGTATCGGCGCGCAGTGCAGCGGGCGGAGGGAAGGTTGCCGGTGATCGCGGGCATCGGATCGCCGTCGACGCGCGTGGTGTGCGAATTGGCGCGCGAGGCGGAGCACGAGCGCGTGCAGGCGATTCTCTGCGTGACGCCGTATTTCAACCGGCCAAACGTCTTCGGTCTCGAGCATCACTTCACTTCGGTTGCCGACGCGGTCGACATACCGGTCGTCATGTACGACGTTCCGCATCGCACGGGTCTGAAAATGGCAGAGGATCTGGTCGTCAAACTGAGCGCGCATCCCAACATCGTTGGCTTGAAAGATGCGACAGGCGATCTCGAGCGTGTGACGCGCCTTGTGTCGACCGTTGCGCCTGGCTTTCGTATCGTCAGTGGCGACGACGCGACGGCCTTGGGCCTGATGGCGGCGGGTGGCGCCGGCGTGATTTCCGTCGCGGCGAACGTGGCCCCATCGGCGGTTCGAAGGATGTGCGACGCGGTTCGGCTCGGCGACGTCGAAAGGGCAGCGCAGCTGGACGAGGAGTTGAAGCCGCTGTATGAGGTTTTGTCATCGGACACCAATCCCGTGCCCGCCAAATGGGTCGCGCAGGAACTTGGCTTAATGGGCGGCGCGCTCCGGGCACCGCTTGCCATTTCTCCAACGCTCCGGCGTTCGCTCGCGGGCAGCGCTGCATTCAGTGCGGCGCGCCACCTCCTCATGAGGGACCATGCAGACCGCCGTCGATCCGAACGGCGCTAA
- a CDS encoding PLP-dependent aminotransferase family protein has product MKRYEVLATQLANDVRSGRIPIGSKLPSLRQIIAQHGVSQSTVFRAYYLLEEWGLIRAEERSGYFVTPGAGVKETPSSTRPASLAESAKVDISDLVFSVLEAAKHPGIVPLGSAFPSPLLFPSARLLKSLAQGARSLSPWSTVSDLPPGNDHLRSQIVLRYVGTGVSVPPDEIVVTSGALEALNLCLMAVTRPGDVVAVESPGFYAALQAIERLDLRAVEIPVDPTTGLDLDALAAALEKHPVRACWFMTNYQNPTGVTLSVEKKKALVDMLAEREIPLIEDDVYQELHFGRERPLSAKAFDTKGLVMHCSSFSKTLAPGYRIGWVSAGRFADKVQRLKLMTTLSASIPAQAGIADYLQHGGYDKHLRKLRTAMRAQLASMEGALARWLPPEVRWVTPSGGYFLWLQLPDAVDAMALHGLAIQHGISIAPGPIFSATHSFKNCVRLNFGHPWEAKIEEAIRVLAEILKDPAVRANSGAGTAA; this is encoded by the coding sequence ATGAAGCGCTACGAGGTGCTCGCCACTCAGTTGGCGAATGACGTGCGGTCGGGCCGCATCCCGATCGGTTCGAAGCTGCCGTCGCTTCGGCAGATCATCGCGCAGCATGGCGTGAGCCAGTCGACCGTTTTTCGTGCCTACTATCTGCTCGAAGAATGGGGCCTCATTCGTGCCGAGGAGCGTTCCGGCTACTTTGTGACACCTGGCGCCGGCGTCAAGGAGACACCTTCTTCGACTCGGCCTGCGTCGCTGGCCGAGTCGGCCAAGGTCGATATCAGCGACTTGGTGTTCTCAGTGCTCGAAGCCGCGAAACACCCGGGGATCGTGCCGCTCGGTTCTGCCTTCCCGTCCCCGCTGCTGTTCCCATCGGCTCGGCTCTTGAAGTCGCTCGCGCAAGGCGCACGCTCACTGAGCCCGTGGAGCACGGTCTCCGACCTGCCGCCCGGCAACGACCACCTGCGAAGCCAGATTGTGCTGCGCTATGTCGGCACGGGTGTCTCGGTCCCGCCTGATGAGATCGTCGTCACCAGCGGCGCGCTCGAAGCCCTCAATCTTTGCCTGATGGCCGTCACTCGGCCCGGCGATGTCGTGGCGGTCGAGTCTCCGGGGTTTTACGCCGCGCTGCAGGCGATCGAGCGGCTCGACTTGCGCGCCGTCGAGATTCCGGTCGACCCGACGACGGGTCTCGATCTCGACGCATTGGCCGCGGCGCTCGAGAAGCATCCGGTCCGCGCCTGCTGGTTCATGACGAACTACCAGAACCCTACCGGCGTGACACTCTCTGTCGAGAAGAAGAAGGCGCTCGTCGACATGTTGGCCGAGCGCGAGATTCCGCTGATCGAGGACGACGTCTATCAGGAACTGCACTTTGGCCGCGAGCGGCCACTGTCCGCCAAGGCGTTCGATACGAAAGGCCTCGTCATGCATTGCAGTTCGTTCTCGAAGACGCTCGCGCCCGGTTACCGGATCGGCTGGGTATCGGCCGGCCGCTTCGCCGACAAGGTCCAACGGCTCAAGCTGATGACCACGCTCTCGGCCAGCATTCCGGCGCAGGCCGGGATCGCCGACTATCTTCAGCATGGTGGCTACGACAAGCACCTTCGGAAGCTGCGTACGGCGATGCGCGCCCAGTTGGCTTCCATGGAGGGGGCGCTCGCGCGTTGGCTGCCGCCGGAGGTCCGCTGGGTGACGCCGAGCGGCGGCTATTTTCTCTGGCTGCAGTTGCCGGACGCGGTGGACGCCATGGCGCTTCACGGACTTGCCATCCAGCACGGCATCAGCATCGCGCCCGGCCCGATCTTTTCCGCGACGCATTCGTTCAAGAACTGCGTGCGGCTCAATTTTGGCCATCCCTGGGAGGCCAAAATCGAAGAGGCGATCCGCGTTCTTGCGGAGATCCTCAAAGATCCGGCCGTGCGTGCTAACTCCGGCGCCGGAACAGCGGCGTAG
- a CDS encoding DUF934 domain-containing protein: MPLADAPETTTRRMIRLSGEVPVIVEDAWTVIREESEAIARVEARGHALRGIVLPVRVYLDAMRHDPAALHEAGAWIPPDADFEEWAHELLDAPVIAVDFPSFRDGRGLSIGVILRTRFGYRGELRAIGDVLRDQLEYMRRCGFNAFAVRADKSLNDALKGFSEITVRYQGAVGDPTPLFRRRS; the protein is encoded by the coding sequence ATGCCGCTGGCTGATGCTCCCGAAACCACCACGAGGCGCATGATTCGGCTTTCGGGCGAGGTGCCCGTCATCGTCGAGGACGCGTGGACGGTCATACGCGAAGAGTCCGAAGCCATCGCGCGCGTCGAGGCGCGAGGTCATGCCCTTCGCGGCATCGTGTTGCCGGTGCGCGTGTATCTCGACGCCATGCGGCACGATCCCGCCGCGCTGCATGAAGCCGGTGCGTGGATTCCCCCTGACGCCGACTTCGAGGAATGGGCGCACGAACTGCTCGACGCGCCGGTCATTGCCGTCGACTTCCCCTCGTTTCGCGATGGCCGCGGCCTGAGCATCGGGGTGATCCTGCGCACCCGGTTCGGCTATCGCGGCGAGCTCCGGGCGATCGGCGACGTCCTGCGCGACCAGCTCGAATACATGCGGCGCTGCGGATTCAATGCGTTCGCCGTTCGAGCCGACAAAAGCCTGAACGACGCCCTGAAAGGATTCAGCGAAATCACCGTGCGCTACCAAGGCGCCGTGGGGGACCCTACGCCGCTGTTCCGGCGCCGGAGTTAG